A genomic segment from Thermostichus lividus PCC 6715 encodes:
- a CDS encoding RpnC/YadD family protein, with product MRDNLCKYLAEEYPTAFNQWLLNNASENVSVLKTELNLEPICADGVTLVQTQHCILHLEFQVEPEATLPLRILDYWLRLYRTYRCESVQVLIEVGS from the coding sequence ATGCGAGATAACCTCTGTAAATACCTTGCTGAAGAATACCCGACAGCCTTTAACCAGTGGCTCCTCAACAATGCCTCAGAAAATGTTTCAGTTCTCAAAACCGAACTGAACCTCGAACCGATTTGTGCGGATGGCGTCACCCTCGTACAAACGCAACACTGCATTCTGCATCTAGAGTTTCAGGTTGAACCAGAGGCAACATTGCCGTTACGGATACTGGACTACTGGCTCAGGCTCTATCGCACCTATCGCTGTGAGAGTGTCCAAGTTTTAATAGAGGTTGGGTCTTGA
- a CDS encoding DUF3370 domain-containing protein, whose protein sequence is MMPVNLRLSCGSLAALLWAAPILAQPPATLEQQQQILPLPGGLDQVPVFNSNSPEVVQREGILLSTFPASGKATPAAHLNYAFRGRFDIFAHHIAKPPDPADLTTLYVGILAYNPGATPVTIDLLHAASYLSQPDAPFVPLPARQANDLGQIFAGPGDRVMLDILRRRRQEGWPSQIVLPPRSYGLIANLPIPVKGLDPPLNGRSLLIRARSSGDIYLASLARFAPEDEPTLAQWQETLHQGGLVTPRDRPPSPPNQPGNIIYSRVAGVALGSRWHNPQQTPIPIPNTGEAFSYPLSSLVAGRLGTDQIQTAPLVVRYPDTAYAAHGNYAVEYDLVLPLHNQSDRPQTIRLALQTPIKFDAPAPTLRFFAEPPNRIFFRGSVRLRYRDDQGAPQSRIIHLVQRQGQQGGDLVRLTLQPNETRFVQFTMLYPPDATPPQVLTVETLPFPALGERKSP, encoded by the coding sequence ATGATGCCTGTGAATTTACGACTTTCCTGCGGCAGTCTCGCAGCACTGTTGTGGGCTGCACCGATCTTGGCTCAACCGCCTGCCACACTTGAGCAGCAACAGCAAATCTTACCCCTCCCAGGGGGCTTAGATCAGGTGCCCGTGTTCAATAGCAACAGTCCCGAAGTCGTTCAGCGCGAAGGGATTTTGCTATCCACATTTCCGGCCAGCGGTAAGGCCACTCCTGCGGCTCATCTGAATTATGCTTTTCGCGGTCGCTTTGATATTTTTGCCCATCACATTGCCAAACCCCCTGATCCTGCGGATTTAACCACCCTCTACGTGGGAATTTTGGCCTACAATCCCGGTGCAACCCCAGTCACCATTGACCTCCTGCACGCGGCTAGCTACCTCAGTCAGCCTGATGCCCCATTTGTCCCCTTGCCAGCTCGACAGGCTAACGATCTTGGGCAAATCTTTGCCGGCCCTGGCGATCGCGTCATGCTGGATATTTTGCGCCGCCGCCGTCAAGAGGGTTGGCCAAGCCAAATTGTCCTGCCGCCCCGCTCCTATGGCCTTATTGCAAATTTGCCGATTCCGGTTAAAGGTCTAGACCCCCCGTTGAATGGCCGCTCCCTACTCATCCGTGCCCGCAGTAGTGGCGATATTTATCTGGCTAGCTTGGCACGCTTTGCTCCTGAGGATGAACCTACCCTTGCCCAGTGGCAGGAAACATTGCACCAAGGGGGATTGGTGACCCCCCGCGATCGCCCACCTAGCCCCCCCAATCAACCCGGCAATATCATTTACAGCCGCGTGGCCGGGGTGGCTCTAGGGTCGCGTTGGCATAATCCGCAGCAAACGCCGATCCCAATTCCAAACACTGGCGAGGCATTTTCCTATCCCTTGAGTTCCCTTGTGGCCGGTCGTTTAGGCACAGACCAAATTCAAACGGCTCCCTTGGTGGTGCGCTATCCTGATACCGCCTACGCCGCCCATGGCAACTACGCCGTTGAGTACGATCTCGTTTTGCCCTTACACAACCAGAGCGATCGCCCCCAAACCATTCGCCTTGCTCTACAAACCCCCATCAAATTTGACGCGCCAGCGCCAACCCTGCGATTTTTTGCTGAGCCACCCAACCGCATTTTCTTTCGAGGTAGTGTACGGTTGCGCTATCGAGATGATCAGGGAGCACCCCAAAGTCGGATCATTCACCTTGTACAGCGCCAAGGCCAGCAAGGGGGCGATCTTGTGCGGCTGACCCTACAACCGAACGAAACCCGCTTTGTGCAGTTCACTATGCTATACCCGCCCGATGCCACTCCGCCGCAAGTACTCACGGTTGAGACCTTGCCCTTTCCGGCACTTGGGGAACGAAAGTCTCCTTAA
- a CDS encoding HAD family hydrolase: MSVTLLCQLPKGTVRFSNIAAVVFDKDGTLANSASYLHQLALERARQVAAIAPDLEAPLLRSFGSSAHQIQPQGLQAVGSRYENLIAAAAHLASYGYGWIAAREIAEQAFAEADRRFSPKAPFTPPLPGVIDLLQRLKTAGLALAVLSGDRTEEVQAFLATYQLAHFFRSAMGSDRLPAKPDPTPLKKICAELAIPPAQTVVIGDADADGLMAQRARAAGCIGVTWGWPQPPSLQYCTCTVNEPTQIQILPADQQGT, from the coding sequence ATGAGCGTTACTCTGTTATGCCAACTTCCCAAGGGAACGGTACGCTTTAGCAATATTGCCGCAGTTGTCTTTGACAAAGATGGTACTTTAGCGAACTCGGCGAGCTACCTCCACCAGTTGGCTCTAGAACGCGCACGGCAAGTGGCCGCGATCGCCCCTGATCTTGAAGCCCCTCTGCTGCGTAGCTTTGGGAGTTCAGCGCATCAGATCCAGCCGCAGGGGCTACAGGCGGTGGGGAGCCGCTATGAGAACCTGATTGCTGCTGCTGCCCATCTTGCTAGCTATGGCTATGGTTGGATAGCCGCTCGGGAAATCGCTGAACAGGCCTTTGCTGAAGCGGATCGCAGGTTTAGCCCCAAAGCTCCCTTCACGCCACCATTGCCCGGGGTGATCGATCTGCTGCAACGGCTGAAGACGGCTGGCCTAGCGCTAGCAGTGCTGTCTGGCGATCGCACCGAGGAGGTACAGGCGTTTTTAGCCACCTACCAGCTCGCTCACTTTTTTAGAAGTGCTATGGGTAGCGATCGCCTGCCTGCAAAGCCTGACCCAACCCCCCTCAAAAAAATCTGCGCTGAATTGGCGATTCCCCCCGCGCAGACAGTTGTTATTGGTGATGCAGATGCCGATGGCCTCATGGCACAACGCGCTAGGGCAGCAGGTTGTATTGGTGTCACGTGGGGATGGCCTCAGCCCCCTTCCTTGCAGTATTGCACCTGCACAGTCAATGAACCGACGCAAATTCAAATTCTGCCAGCCGATCAACAGGGAACTTAG